In the Theobroma cacao cultivar B97-61/B2 chromosome 1, Criollo_cocoa_genome_V2, whole genome shotgun sequence genome, one interval contains:
- the LOC18614177 gene encoding LIM domain-containing protein PLIM2b: protein MAFTGTLDKCKACDRTVHVVDMLSLEGVPYHKTCFKCSHCKGNLVMSTYSSMDGVLYCKPHFEQLFKESGNFSKNFHTVKSERQNELSRTPSKVSSLFCGTQDKCAACQKTVYPLEKVTMEGECYHKNCFRCAHGGCHLTHSSYAALNGVLYCKHHFAQLFMEKGNYNHVLQAASHKRNNSSASNEPAENQAEAEEAAADEEPSEEQS from the exons atggcATTCACGGGGACTTTGGACAAGTGCAAGGCTTGTGATAGGACTGTCCATGTTGTGGATATGTTGTCTCTTGAAGGAGTGCCTTACCATAAAACCTGCTTCAAATGCAGCCATTGCAAGGGGAACCTTGTG ATGAGCACCTACTCCTCCATGGATGGAGTCCTGTACTGCAAGCCTCATTTCGAGCAACTATTCAAGGAATCTGGCAATTTCAGCAAGAATTTCCACACAG TAAAGTCTGAAAGGCAAAATGAGCTG TCTAGGACTCCCAGCAAAGTCTCATCCTTGTTCTGTGGAACCCAAGACAAGTGTGCCGCTTGCCAGAAGACAGTGTACCCATTGGAGAAG GTGACGATGGAAGGGGAATGTTACCACAAAAATTGCTTCAGGTGTGCTCATGGTGGGTGTCATCTGACACACTCTTCTTATGCTGCTCTGAACGGGGTCCTCTACTGCAAGCACCATTTTGCTCAGCTTTTCATGGAGAAAGGAAACTACAACCACGTTCTGCAGGCTGCTTCACACAAGAGAAATAACTCCTCTGCATCTAACGAGCCTGCTGAAAATCAAGCTGAGGCTGAGGAAGCTGCGGCTGATGAAGAGCCCTCCGAAGAGCaatcttaa